One genomic window of Elaeis guineensis isolate ETL-2024a chromosome 2, EG11, whole genome shotgun sequence includes the following:
- the LOC105033226 gene encoding uncharacterized protein produces the protein MPNPWKKARAAGLSRLVSGIGRPERGASLVVQTGFPTSLADLVVKNRDRLKKPSRKKTTSPFPRAPATVAGDDPGPLTAVHRSRAGRDGVLEEAPCAPLPKSTEIEGNGTGSGFALLVVNLVVLMALSIERRKLVAGITVSAFSLLLLDFMGFQVFAFLKPCSNARRNLNSVIGGLDLEGRERVSPIREVGVDGRLDSMPSDRSWEESSIDSDQRRQILPERRDLAVGLNVVSSGNSKGKKLWKKFVPKKLRRSRKDKDEKELDSNSSSISSRRREFDGIRGVDEVIHGAGDEEDGNCLGFITSTEVTNFVKEEVVDVNREIVLETKSGSQRYVFFVIVLFGLVGGKAAAVVLTMSWCLFIKLTQTVQKK, from the coding sequence ATGCCGAACCCGTGGAAGAAGGCGCGGGCCGCCGGGCTCTCCCGGCTCGTCTCCGGCATCGGTCGGCCCGAGCGCGGCGCCTCCCTCGTCGTCCAGACCGGCTTCCCCACCTCCCTCGCCGACCTCGTCGTCAAGAATCGTGACCGCCTTAAGAAGCCTTCCCGCAAGAAGACCACCTCCCCCTTCCCTAGGGCTCCGGCCACCGTCGCCGGCGACGATCCCGGTCCTCTTACCGCAGTTCATAGATCCAGGGCTGGCCGCGATGGAGTCTTGGAAGAAGCCCCCTGCGCTCCGCTTCCCAAATCCACGGAGATCGAGGGCAACGGGACCGGGTCCGGATTTGCGCTTCTGGTGGTGAATTTGGTGGTTCTAATGGCTCTGTCCATCGAAAGGAGGAAGCTTGTCGCCGGGATCACGGTCTCGGCGTTTTCCCTTCTTTTGCTCGATTTCATGGGGTTCCAGGTGTTTGCGTTCCTGAAGCCGTGCTCGAATGCGAGGAGGAACTTGAATTCGGTGATTGGAGGGTTGGATTTGGAGGGGAGAGAGCGGGTTTCTCCGATAAGAGAAGTTGGGGTCGATGGCCGCCTGGATTCTATGCCATCCGACAGAAGTTGGGAGGAATCTTCCATCGATTCGGATCAGCGGAGGCAGATTTTGCCGGAAAGGAGGGATCTTGCTGTTGGCCTAAATGTTGTTTCTTCTGGTAATTCAAAGGGGAAGAAGCTCTGGAAGAAGTTTGTCCCGAAGAAGCTTCGTAGgagtagaaaagataaagatgaaaaGGAACTTGACTCGAATTCTAGTTCGATTTCGAGCAGAAGAAGAGAGTTTGATGGAATCAGAGGAGTGGATGAAGTGATCCATGGAGCAGGAGATGAGGAAGATGGCAATTGTCTTGGCTTCATTACGTCCACTGAGGTTACAAATTTTGTTAAAGAAGAGGTTGTGGATGTGAACCGAGAAATTGTTCTTGAGACTAAATCAGGATCTCAGCGGTATGTTTTCTTTGTGATAGTTCTTTTTGGGCTTGTCGGAGGGAAGGCTGCGGCGGTCGTTCTAACTATGTCTTGGTGTCTGTTTATCAAATTAACTCAAACCGTGCAGAAGAAATGA